The Mycolicibacterium mageritense genome contains a region encoding:
- a CDS encoding acyl-CoA dehydrogenase family protein, with protein sequence MTSVEDVTHILPGTEAWSDLLAQIAAGAKDRDLADENPFDQVALLKRAGFGTLRLPESLGGAGFTVPQLFSAVIDVAQADPIVAHIFRTHFWFTEERLRTASDPVSQAWLRKIAAGKIFGNAFSEKGSLAVGSLVFNTRLLPAPAGGYTLTGEKYYSTGTLFSDYLTVTATTDHDSVATVIVPADRDGVRLVDDWDGFGQRRTGTGTTTFTDVAVAADEVLTDSPYDAAPTPTVQYASLQLFIHAVVAGILANVVDDGVALLRSRDRNFSHALTERPSEDPLLQRQLGVLASTAYVARAAVLDAAAAIAAATDSEVDGVPDAQLAADAQLKVAKVKVHLDDVAPEAATRLLELGGASAASRQRNLDRHWRNIRTITLHNPVAYKARVIGQNLLDGTPVPANAYF encoded by the coding sequence ATGACAAGCGTTGAGGACGTCACCCACATCCTGCCCGGCACCGAGGCATGGTCCGACCTGCTCGCCCAGATCGCCGCGGGCGCCAAAGATCGCGATCTCGCGGACGAGAATCCCTTCGACCAGGTCGCGTTGCTCAAGCGGGCCGGCTTCGGCACGCTGCGCCTGCCCGAATCCCTCGGCGGCGCCGGTTTCACCGTGCCGCAGCTGTTCTCGGCCGTGATCGACGTGGCACAGGCCGATCCGATCGTCGCGCACATCTTCCGCACCCACTTCTGGTTCACCGAGGAGCGGCTGCGCACCGCGTCGGACCCCGTGTCGCAGGCTTGGCTGCGCAAAATCGCCGCGGGCAAGATCTTCGGAAACGCGTTCAGCGAGAAGGGTTCCCTGGCCGTCGGCAGCCTGGTGTTCAACACCCGGCTGCTGCCCGCCCCGGCCGGCGGATACACGCTCACCGGCGAGAAGTACTACAGCACCGGCACGCTGTTCTCCGACTACCTGACCGTCACCGCCACCACCGACCACGATTCGGTCGCGACCGTGATCGTCCCGGCGGACCGCGACGGTGTGCGCCTGGTCGACGATTGGGACGGCTTCGGGCAGCGTCGCACGGGCACGGGCACGACAACGTTCACCGACGTTGCGGTGGCCGCCGACGAGGTGCTCACCGACAGCCCGTACGACGCAGCGCCGACCCCGACCGTGCAATACGCATCGCTGCAGCTGTTCATCCACGCCGTGGTCGCGGGCATCCTGGCCAATGTCGTCGACGACGGCGTGGCGTTGCTGCGGTCGCGGGACCGCAACTTCAGCCATGCGCTCACCGAGCGGCCGTCCGAAGATCCGCTGCTGCAACGTCAGCTCGGCGTGCTGGCCAGCACCGCCTACGTGGCGCGGGCCGCGGTGCTGGACGCCGCGGCGGCCATCGCCGCGGCGACCGATTCGGAAGTGGACGGCGTGCCCGATGCGCAGTTGGCCGCCGACGCACAGCTCAAGGTCGCCAAGGTCAAGGTGCACCTCGACGACGTCGCACCCGAGGCGGCGACCCGGCTTCTGGAGCTCGGCGGCGCGAGCGCGGCCAGCAGGCAGCGCAACCTGGACCGGCACTGGCGCAACATCCGCACCATCACGCTGCACAACCCCGTGGCCTACAAGGCCCGCGTGATCGGCCAGAACCTGTTGGACGGCACGCCCGTTCCGGCCAACGCCTACTTTTGA
- a CDS encoding LysR family transcriptional regulator, giving the protein MEPNLDLNLLLALDALLDERSVGGAALRLHTSAPAMSRTLARLRRVLSDPVLVRAGREMVPTPRALAMQGTVHDIVAQARAVFIPPDVPEPATLQRTFAVQLGEGLFSTIGSRLLAEIRAQAPGVTVRFVGESHEDTQSLRDGSVDIEIGQIRRTEPETHIEHVVDDRLVGVVRSGHALAGKRVTLKQFAAAEHVVFSRRGRLRGPVDDLLAEHGLRRRVVACAPNPAGGLFLIKDSDLVGMLPARIGQHAIDTFGLRTFAIPLDLPPLVLSMAWHPRYHADGAHRWLRDCVRTVMHHE; this is encoded by the coding sequence ATGGAACCGAATCTCGACCTCAACCTGTTGCTCGCGCTGGATGCGTTGCTCGACGAACGCAGCGTCGGTGGTGCGGCCCTGCGCCTGCACACCTCGGCCCCGGCGATGAGCCGGACGTTGGCGCGGCTGCGGCGGGTGCTGAGCGATCCGGTGCTGGTGCGGGCGGGTCGTGAAATGGTCCCGACACCACGCGCATTGGCGATGCAGGGCACGGTGCACGACATCGTGGCGCAGGCCAGGGCCGTGTTCATCCCTCCGGATGTTCCCGAGCCCGCGACGCTGCAGCGCACGTTCGCGGTCCAGCTGGGCGAGGGCCTGTTCAGCACCATCGGCTCGCGGCTGCTCGCGGAGATCCGGGCTCAAGCTCCCGGCGTCACGGTGCGCTTCGTCGGGGAGAGCCATGAGGACACGCAGTCGTTGCGCGACGGGAGCGTCGACATCGAGATCGGCCAGATCCGGCGCACGGAACCGGAGACTCACATCGAGCACGTGGTGGACGACCGGCTCGTCGGGGTCGTGCGGTCAGGCCACGCGCTGGCCGGAAAACGCGTCACGCTCAAGCAGTTTGCCGCTGCCGAGCACGTGGTGTTCTCCCGGCGCGGCAGGCTGCGCGGGCCGGTCGACGATCTGCTCGCCGAGCACGGGCTGCGCCGTCGAGTGGTGGCCTGCGCGCCCAACCCGGCCGGCGGGCTCTTCCTGATCAAGGACAGCGACCTGGTGGGCATGCTGCCCGCCCGCATCGGGCAGCATGCCATCGACACCTTCGGGCTGCGGACGTTCGCGATCCCGCTCGACCTGCCGCCGCTCGTGCTCAGCATGGCCTGGCATCCGCGCTACCACGCCGACGGCGCGCACCGCTGGCTCCGCGATTGCGTGCGCACCGTCATGCACCACGAGTGA
- a CDS encoding alpha/beta fold hydrolase, with translation MTMNAKRRRRHDKLAALPGVRAVRRPVAPGAGEHFDLFYVRTGRKSTHPVVIIPGGPGVASVQPYRGLRRRATAAGLDVIMIEHRGVGMSRHNDAGADLGPAAITVDQVVDDIAAVLDDAGVSTAIVYGTSYGSYLAAGFGVRHPHRVEAMILDSPLLSTADIEAMRTAIRDLLWHGSDPQTAALAPKVRRLVRTGVLARSGGQLAGLLYGYGGAALLDRQLDLLLHGRTMLWWALTHLDRLTTRKAPYRNEVDLVARIAFRELDYAGVPDGLPLDPALDMHEMADNAKNFEPFETEPYDLVADMPQFCWPTAVISGGRDLTTPPAVAERIASLIPGATLVRMPTAGHSVLDSRERAALTVIDAVRTGTVDRLTAQQLDALPERPALRLLVAAISAAARLESVLPLRRVAT, from the coding sequence ATGACCATGAACGCCAAGCGCAGGCGCAGGCACGACAAGCTCGCCGCGCTACCGGGAGTCCGCGCGGTCCGGCGGCCCGTGGCCCCCGGCGCTGGTGAACATTTCGACCTCTTCTACGTGCGCACGGGCCGCAAGTCCACGCATCCGGTGGTGATCATTCCCGGCGGCCCCGGCGTCGCTTCGGTGCAGCCGTACCGCGGTCTGCGGCGGCGTGCCACCGCGGCAGGCCTCGACGTCATCATGATCGAGCACCGCGGCGTCGGGATGTCGCGACACAACGACGCCGGCGCCGACCTCGGACCGGCAGCCATCACCGTCGACCAGGTCGTGGACGACATCGCGGCGGTTCTCGACGACGCGGGCGTGTCGACCGCGATCGTGTACGGCACGTCCTATGGTTCGTATCTCGCGGCGGGTTTCGGGGTCCGCCATCCGCACCGGGTCGAGGCGATGATCCTCGACTCGCCGCTGCTGTCCACCGCGGACATCGAAGCGATGCGCACGGCGATCCGGGATCTGCTGTGGCACGGCTCCGATCCGCAGACCGCGGCGCTGGCCCCCAAGGTGCGGCGGCTGGTCCGCACCGGGGTGCTGGCGCGTTCCGGTGGCCAGCTCGCGGGCCTCCTGTACGGATACGGCGGCGCGGCCCTGCTGGACCGGCAACTGGACCTCTTGCTGCACGGCCGCACCATGCTGTGGTGGGCGCTGACGCACCTGGACCGGCTCACCACCCGAAAGGCTCCGTACCGCAACGAGGTCGATCTGGTCGCGCGGATCGCATTCCGCGAGTTGGACTATGCCGGCGTGCCCGACGGGCTTCCGCTCGATCCCGCGCTCGACATGCACGAGATGGCAGACAACGCAAAGAATTTCGAGCCGTTCGAGACCGAGCCGTACGACCTGGTCGCAGATATGCCGCAGTTCTGCTGGCCCACCGCCGTCATCTCAGGTGGCCGTGACCTCACCACACCGCCCGCGGTCGCCGAGCGCATCGCCTCGCTGATACCGGGCGCGACGCTGGTGCGGATGCCGACCGCAGGGCACAGTGTGCTCGACAGCCGGGAACGGGCCGCGCTGACCGTGATCGACGCCGTACGCACGGGGACCGTCGACCGGCTGACGGCGCAGCAGCTCGACGCGCTACCGGAACGGCCCGCGTTGCGGTTGCTCGTGGCGGCCATCTCGGCGGCCGCGCGCCTCGAATCGGTCCTGCCGCTGCGGCGGGTGGCTACTTGA
- a CDS encoding GMC family oxidoreductase, which produces MEADYIVVGTGSAGAVLANRLSARPDVSVLALEAGPRDRNKFIHIPAAFSKLFRSEVDWDYLTEPQPELDGRQIYWPRGKTLGGSSSMNAMMWVPGFPADYDEWGDHAGADWNYASLEKYLKRVEAGPLVIEAQRSPRSSTAAWLAAARECGHEGFRETRVTQRRGARWSTADAYLKPALRRRNLNLLTEATATRVVFAGNRAIGVEFDKGGVRDVVTARREVILCGGAINSPQLLMLSGVGDRDQLARHGVDVIQHAPGVGANLLDHLVVPLGFEVEHDSLFAAEKPLELVNYLTRRRGMLTSNVGEAYGFVSSTPELDLPDLELIFAPAPFFDEGIGDPYGHAIVMGPILLKPRSRGTITLRSADPMAKPIIDPRYLSDPADRTALMAGLRMTAEIAQAPALANVIGKVARPLDASTLDDETLTRALNSVSHTLYHPVGTCRMGSDEDSVVDPQLRVRGIEALRVADASVMPTLIRGHTHAPSVLVGEKAAELIAG; this is translated from the coding sequence GTGGAGGCTGACTACATCGTGGTGGGGACCGGTTCGGCGGGTGCGGTACTGGCGAACCGGTTGAGTGCTCGACCGGACGTCTCGGTGCTGGCATTGGAGGCCGGGCCGCGTGACCGCAACAAGTTCATCCATATCCCGGCGGCGTTTTCGAAGCTGTTCCGCAGCGAGGTCGACTGGGATTACCTGACCGAGCCGCAGCCGGAACTGGACGGTCGCCAGATCTATTGGCCGCGTGGCAAGACCCTTGGCGGCTCGTCGTCGATGAACGCGATGATGTGGGTGCCGGGATTTCCGGCCGACTACGACGAATGGGGTGACCACGCCGGTGCGGACTGGAATTATGCGAGCCTCGAGAAGTACCTGAAGCGGGTCGAGGCCGGCCCGCTCGTGATCGAGGCCCAGCGCAGTCCGCGCAGCTCGACGGCCGCGTGGCTGGCCGCCGCGAGGGAGTGCGGACACGAGGGGTTCCGCGAGACGCGGGTCACCCAGCGCCGCGGGGCCCGGTGGAGCACCGCCGACGCCTATCTCAAGCCCGCGCTGCGGCGCCGAAATCTCAACCTTCTCACGGAGGCCACGGCCACTCGCGTCGTCTTCGCGGGAAACCGGGCCATCGGCGTCGAATTCGACAAGGGCGGCGTGCGGGACGTGGTGACCGCACGGCGCGAGGTCATCCTGTGCGGCGGTGCGATCAACTCCCCGCAGCTACTGATGCTGTCGGGCGTCGGGGACCGCGACCAGCTGGCGCGCCACGGTGTCGACGTGATCCAGCATGCGCCCGGTGTCGGCGCGAATCTCCTTGACCACCTGGTGGTTCCGCTGGGTTTCGAGGTCGAGCACGACAGCCTGTTCGCCGCCGAGAAGCCGCTCGAACTCGTCAACTACCTGACGCGGCGGCGGGGCATGCTGACCTCGAATGTCGGTGAGGCCTACGGGTTCGTCAGCAGCACGCCCGAATTGGACCTACCCGACTTGGAACTGATCTTCGCGCCGGCCCCGTTCTTCGACGAGGGCATCGGCGACCCGTACGGCCACGCCATCGTGATGGGCCCCATCCTGCTCAAACCCCGCAGCCGGGGCACCATCACGTTGCGCTCGGCTGATCCGATGGCCAAGCCGATCATCGATCCGCGTTACCTCAGCGACCCAGCCGACCGCACCGCGTTGATGGCCGGGCTGCGGATGACCGCCGAGATCGCGCAGGCGCCTGCCCTGGCGAACGTGATCGGCAAGGTCGCCCGGCCGCTCGACGCGAGCACGTTGGACGACGAAACGCTCACGCGGGCCCTGAATTCGGTGTCACACACGCTGTATCACCCTGTCGGCACGTGCCGCATGGGAAGCGACGAGGACAGCGTCGTCGACCCGCAGCTGCGAGTCCGGGGGATCGAGGCGTTGCGGGTCGCCGACGCGTCTGTGATGCCGACGCTCATCCGGGGCCACACCCACGCGCCGAGTGTGCTGGTCGGCGAGAAGGCGGCCGAGCTGATCGCGGGCTGA
- a CDS encoding dipeptide ABC transporter ATP-binding protein, whose product MSRLLEVSDLTVTFPTETEEVPAVRGLNFHVDAGEVLALVGESGAGKSASAMSVIGLLPEYAAVTGSVRLRGEELLGKSDAELSQVRGNAIGTVFQDPMSALTPVYTVGDQIAEAIEAHNTEIGRHAARVRAVELLELVGIAQPDRRARAFPHELSGGERQRVVIAIAIANDPDLLICDEPTTALDVTVQAQILDVLRTARDVTGAGVLIITHDLGVVAEFADRALVMYAGRAVEHASVAELARAPRMPYTVGLLGSVPRLDAEQGTRLVPIPGAPPSMTALPPGCPFGPRCPLVVDECRSAEPELVEVGRNHRAACIRTDQVAGRSATEIYDVPAPAAAAPPDDAPLVLSVRDLVKTYKLTKGVVFRRQIGEVRAVDKVSFDLRQGRTLGIVGESGSGKSTTLHQILALTAPQAGSIEVLGADVAALDRRSRRAVRTDLQVVFQDPVAALDPRLPVFDVLAEPLAANGFDKKRTADRVSELLEVVGLRHGDASRYPAEFSGGQKQRIGIARALALQPKILALDEPVSALDVSIQAGIINLLLELQDRFALSYLFVSHDLSVVKHLAHDVAVMYRGAIVEQGSGDTIFTDPQHEYTRRLLAAVPRPTVG is encoded by the coding sequence GTGAGCCGGCTGCTCGAGGTCAGCGACCTGACCGTGACGTTCCCGACCGAGACCGAAGAGGTGCCCGCGGTGCGGGGGCTGAACTTCCACGTCGACGCCGGAGAGGTGCTCGCACTCGTGGGCGAATCCGGGGCCGGAAAGTCGGCCAGCGCGATGTCGGTGATCGGGCTGCTGCCCGAGTACGCCGCGGTCACGGGCTCGGTGCGGCTGCGTGGCGAGGAATTGCTGGGTAAGTCGGATGCCGAGCTGTCACAAGTGCGGGGCAACGCGATCGGCACGGTGTTCCAGGATCCGATGTCGGCGCTCACGCCCGTGTACACCGTCGGCGATCAGATCGCCGAGGCCATCGAGGCGCACAACACGGAGATCGGCAGGCACGCCGCCCGGGTCCGCGCCGTCGAACTGCTCGAGCTGGTCGGCATCGCCCAGCCCGACCGCCGTGCCAGGGCTTTCCCGCACGAACTCTCGGGCGGTGAGCGTCAACGCGTCGTCATCGCGATCGCGATCGCCAACGATCCCGACCTGTTGATCTGCGACGAACCCACCACGGCCCTCGACGTCACGGTGCAGGCCCAGATCCTCGACGTGCTGCGGACCGCCCGCGATGTGACCGGCGCGGGCGTGCTGATCATCACCCACGATCTCGGGGTGGTCGCCGAATTCGCGGACCGCGCTCTGGTGATGTACGCGGGCCGCGCCGTCGAACACGCCTCGGTCGCCGAGCTGGCGCGGGCACCGCGCATGCCGTACACGGTCGGGCTGCTGGGCTCGGTGCCGCGGCTCGACGCCGAGCAGGGCACCCGTCTGGTGCCGATACCGGGTGCGCCACCATCGATGACGGCACTGCCACCCGGCTGCCCGTTCGGTCCCCGGTGTCCCCTGGTGGTCGACGAATGCCGGTCCGCGGAACCGGAACTCGTCGAGGTGGGCCGGAACCACCGGGCCGCGTGCATCCGCACCGACCAGGTGGCGGGCCGCAGCGCCACCGAGATCTACGACGTGCCCGCCCCGGCGGCCGCCGCACCGCCGGACGACGCACCGCTGGTGCTCTCGGTGCGTGACCTGGTGAAGACGTACAAGCTCACCAAGGGCGTGGTGTTCCGCCGCCAGATCGGCGAAGTCCGGGCCGTCGACAAGGTCAGCTTCGACCTCCGGCAGGGCCGCACGCTCGGCATCGTCGGGGAGTCAGGTTCGGGCAAATCCACCACACTGCACCAGATTCTGGCGCTGACGGCACCGCAGGCCGGGTCCATCGAGGTACTCGGAGCCGATGTCGCCGCGTTGGACCGCCGATCACGCCGTGCCGTGCGCACCGATCTGCAGGTGGTGTTCCAGGATCCGGTCGCGGCGCTGGACCCGCGGCTCCCGGTGTTCGACGTACTGGCAGAACCGTTGGCCGCCAACGGTTTCGACAAGAAGCGCACAGCCGACCGGGTTTCGGAACTGCTTGAGGTCGTTGGCCTGCGGCACGGTGACGCCAGCCGCTACCCCGCCGAGTTCTCAGGTGGCCAGAAGCAACGCATCGGCATCGCGCGCGCACTGGCGCTGCAGCCCAAGATCCTTGCGCTCGACGAACCGGTCTCTGCGCTGGACGTGTCCATCCAGGCCGGCATCATCAACCTGCTGCTCGAACTGCAGGACCGGTTCGCGCTGTCCTATCTGTTCGTCTCGCACGACCTTTCGGTGGTCAAACATCTGGCCCACGACGTCGCGGTCATGTACCGGGGCGCCATCGTCGAACAGGGTTCGGGCGACACGATATTCACCGATCCGCAACACGAGTACACCCGGCGCTTGCTCGCCGCGGTGCCGCGGCCGACCGTGGGCTAG
- a CDS encoding ABC transporter family substrate-binding protein — MNGLRIRRLAVATVVTGLVLTGCSGGNDETPSAGGNAEVGTTSDINPQDPANLKQGGNLRLALTEFPSNFNPLHLDGNTGDVGALSKPTLPRAFNIAADGTTSVNTDFFTNVELTGTNPQVVTYTINPKAVWSDGTPITWEDIKSQAEANSGKDPAFVIAAPNGFERVASVTRGVDDRQAVMTFAKPYADWQGMFAGNGRLLPKSMTANPEVFNKGQLNGPGPSAGPFIVSNIDRGAQRITLTRNPKWWGTPPLLDSITYLVLADEARMPALRDNAIDATGTTSLDELTTARKTPGIAIRRAPSPSWYHFTFNGAPGSILSDPALRRAVAKGIDRQAIANFTQRGLTDNPVPLNNHIFVAGQKGYQDNSAPVAFNPEQAKAELDALGWKLNGQFREKDGKRLVIRDVFYDAGSTKQVAQVAQNTLAQIGVELKLDSKPGTGFFTNYISKGDFDISQFAFLGDAFPLSSLTQIYAQNGASNFGHIGSPEIDAKIEQTLAELDPEKARAFANELDTMLFEEVFSLPLFQSPGNVAVRDTLANFGAFGLADADYTKIGFIK; from the coding sequence ATGAACGGATTGAGGATCCGACGTCTGGCCGTCGCCACCGTTGTCACCGGGCTGGTTCTCACGGGGTGTTCGGGCGGCAATGATGAGACCCCGTCGGCCGGCGGTAACGCCGAAGTCGGCACCACCAGCGACATCAATCCGCAGGATCCGGCGAATCTCAAGCAGGGCGGCAACCTGCGCCTTGCGCTGACGGAGTTCCCGTCGAACTTCAACCCGCTGCACCTCGACGGCAACACCGGCGACGTCGGCGCGCTGTCGAAGCCGACGCTGCCCCGCGCCTTCAACATCGCCGCTGACGGTACGACCTCGGTGAACACCGACTTCTTCACCAACGTCGAGCTGACCGGCACCAACCCGCAGGTGGTGACCTACACGATCAACCCCAAGGCGGTGTGGTCGGACGGCACACCCATCACCTGGGAAGACATCAAGTCCCAGGCCGAGGCCAACAGCGGCAAGGATCCCGCGTTCGTCATCGCGGCGCCCAACGGCTTCGAGCGAGTGGCCTCGGTGACGCGCGGTGTCGACGACCGTCAGGCCGTCATGACGTTCGCCAAGCCGTATGCGGACTGGCAGGGCATGTTCGCGGGCAACGGCCGGCTGCTGCCCAAGAGCATGACCGCCAACCCCGAGGTGTTCAACAAGGGTCAGCTCAACGGACCCGGCCCGTCGGCCGGACCGTTCATCGTGTCGAACATCGACCGCGGTGCACAGCGAATCACGTTGACCCGCAACCCGAAATGGTGGGGCACGCCACCGCTCCTGGACAGCATCACCTATTTGGTGCTCGCCGACGAGGCCCGGATGCCTGCGCTGCGCGACAACGCGATCGACGCCACCGGAACCACATCGCTCGACGAGCTGACCACGGCCCGCAAGACACCGGGCATCGCGATCCGGCGGGCTCCCTCGCCCAGCTGGTATCACTTCACGTTCAACGGGGCGCCCGGCTCGATCCTGTCCGACCCGGCACTGCGCCGCGCGGTCGCCAAGGGCATCGACCGGCAGGCCATCGCCAACTTCACCCAGCGCGGCCTGACCGACAACCCGGTGCCGCTCAACAACCACATCTTCGTCGCGGGGCAGAAGGGCTACCAGGACAACAGCGCGCCGGTCGCGTTCAACCCCGAGCAGGCCAAGGCCGAACTCGACGCACTGGGCTGGAAACTCAACGGGCAGTTCCGCGAGAAGGACGGCAAGCGGCTGGTGATCCGCGACGTGTTCTACGACGCGGGCAGCACCAAGCAGGTCGCGCAGGTCGCGCAGAACACGCTGGCCCAGATCGGCGTCGAGCTCAAGCTCGATTCCAAGCCCGGCACCGGTTTCTTCACCAACTACATCAGCAAGGGTGATTTCGACATCTCCCAATTCGCGTTCCTGGGCGACGCGTTCCCGCTCAGCTCGCTGACCCAGATCTACGCCCAGAACGGGGCCAGTAACTTCGGCCACATCGGCAGCCCGGAGATCGACGCCAAGATCGAGCAGACCCTCGCCGAGCTCGACCCCGAGAAAGCCCGCGCTTTCGCCAACGAGCTGGACACGATGCTGTTCGAGGAGGTGTTCAGCCTGCCCCTGTTCCAGTCTCCGGGCAACGTCGCGGTCCGCGACACGCTGGCCAACTTCGGCGCCTTCGGGTTGGCCGACGCCGACTACACCAAGATCGGCTTCATCAAGTAG
- a CDS encoding O-methyltransferase codes for MTNTLTTDPVSTVLQHLLTTEQENDPAVFATVGGYPVDADAAHRADLFKDVYMSVSETGGQLLYLLARATGARTVVEYGTSFGVSTIYLASAVRDNGGGTVIGTELQHEKAAAAQRNFTDAGLADVIDLRVGDARETLADITGPVDLVLLDGWPELALPVLEILEPRLRPGTLILVDDVNLDFGHDAHGALRRYLAESDTYVAVTLPVSDGIQACVRLS; via the coding sequence ATGACAAACACCCTGACAACCGATCCGGTATCCACTGTGCTGCAACACCTTCTGACCACCGAGCAGGAAAACGACCCGGCCGTGTTCGCGACGGTCGGCGGCTATCCGGTCGACGCCGATGCGGCCCACCGCGCCGATCTGTTCAAAGACGTGTACATGTCGGTCTCGGAGACCGGCGGGCAACTGTTGTACCTGCTGGCCCGCGCCACCGGAGCTCGCACGGTCGTCGAGTACGGCACGTCGTTCGGCGTGTCGACCATCTACCTGGCCAGCGCGGTTCGTGACAACGGCGGCGGCACCGTCATCGGGACAGAACTGCAACACGAGAAAGCCGCTGCCGCACAACGAAACTTCACCGATGCGGGGCTGGCCGACGTGATCGACCTGCGCGTCGGCGACGCACGCGAAACGCTGGCCGACATCACCGGACCGGTGGATCTCGTCCTGCTCGACGGCTGGCCGGAGCTGGCGCTGCCGGTCCTCGAGATCCTCGAGCCGCGGCTTCGCCCCGGCACGCTGATCCTCGTCGACGACGTCAACCTCGACTTCGGCCACGACGCGCACGGTGCGCTGCGGCGCTACCTCGCGGAGTCCGACACCTACGTCGCGGTCACGCTGCCGGTCTCCGACGGCATCCAGGCGTGTGTGCGGCTGAGCTGA